A DNA window from Lepidochelys kempii isolate rLepKem1 chromosome 9, rLepKem1.hap2, whole genome shotgun sequence contains the following coding sequences:
- the MSL2 gene encoding E3 ubiquitin-protein ligase MSL2 isoform X2: MNPVNATALYVSASRLVLNYDPGDPQAFSEVTKLLPYFRQSLSCCVCGNLLQDPIAPTNSTCQHYVCKTCKGKKMMMKPSCSWCKDYEQFEENKQLSILVNCYKKLCEYITQTPLARDIIQAVDCSADLLALLKDGSPLHEDTEKTSDAAMPLCLTHSPLPSTSEHANDPQASFSSMPESTHNIDIRGSVINGLPNCNGLSVDKLGVNIPSPEHANTIDVCSTGEYIKTEDISSSLQPVCDTVSTSDLCTSGLDICSFNEDIKPGSLLLSVEEVLRSLETVSSTEVCSSDLQPSLEATVSNGPFLQLSPPPLSHNVFMSTGASPHGISCTAATPKVVKLNRKRSRSESDSEKVQPLPISSIICGPTLGASAPVTVKQENKMSLQPVATVPNGGSTPKISKTVLLPNKSMKKNLEHAPKKSHPKAKPGILKTKDKAKEKVASSNVMPGSPTKTAYKKPQEKKGCKCGRATQNPSVLTCRGQRCPCYSNRKACLDCICRGCQNSYMANGEKKLEAFAVPEKALEQTRLTLGINVTSIVRSASTSTSVINMTASPVTTFLAASTHDDKSLDEAIDMRYDC; this comes from the coding sequence GAAATTTGCTACAGGATCCTATTGCTCCCACCAACTCCACGTGTCAGCATTATGTctgcaaaacttgtaaaggcaagaagatgatgatgaaacCATCATGTAGTTGGTGCAAAGACTATGAACAGTTTGAGGAAAATAAACAGCTGAGCATTCTAGTGAACTGCTACAAAAAGCTGTGTGAATACATAACACAGACTCCATTGGCACGAGATATAATACAAGCAGTTGACTGTTCTGCAGATCTTTTGGCTTTGCTCAAAGATGGATCACCACTCCATGAAGACACAGAAAAAACTTCTGATGCAGCCATGCCTTTGTGTTTGACACATTCTCCATTACCTTCAACCTCAGAACATGCTAATGATCCTCAAGCTAGTTTTTCTTCAATGCCTGAAAGCACACATAATATTGATATTAGAGGTTCTGTTATCAATGGGTTGCCCAATTGTAATGGGCTTTCAGTGGATAAACTTGGAGTAAATATTCCTTCCCCTGAACATGCAAATACAATTGATGTGTGTAGTACTGGAGAGTACATAAAAACTGAGGATATCTCTAGCAGTCTTCAGCCTGTGTGTGACACAGTTTCTACTAGTGACTTGTGTACATCAGGCCTTGACATCTGCAGTTTCAATGAAGATATAAAACCTGGCTCACTGTTGCTTAGTGTTGAGGAAGTTCTCCGAAGCTTAGAAACTGTTTCAAGCACTGAAGTTTGTAGTTCTGATTTGCAGCCCAGCTTGGAAGCCACCGTATCCAAtggtcctttcctgcagctttctCCCCCACCTCTTAGCCATAATGTTTTCATGTCCACAGGTGCTTCTCCTCATGGGATCTCATGTACAGCAGCAACACCTAAGGTAGTTAAGTTAAACCGAAAGCGATCTCGATCAGAAAGTGACAGCGAAAAGGTTCAGCCACTACCCATTTCCAGCATCATCTGTGGCCCAACGTTGGGAGCATCAGCTCCAGTAACAGTGAAACAGGAAAATAAGATGTCTTTGCAGCCTGTAGCAACTGTACCCAATGGAGGCAGTACTCCTAAAATAAGTAAAACTGTACTCCTGCCTAATAAAAGCATGAAAAAGAATCTAGAACATGCCCCCAAGAAATCTCACCCGAAAGCCAAACCAGGAATACTGAAAACAAAAGACAAAGCAAAGGAAAAGGTTGCTAGCAGCAATGTTATGCCAGGAAGTCCGACAAAAACTGCATACAAAAAGCCACAAGAAAAGAAAGGGTGTAAATGTGGTCGCGCCACCCAAAATCCAAGTGTTCTTACATGCCGTGGCCAACGCTGCCCTTGCTACTCTAACCGTAAAGCCTGCTTAGACTGTATATGCCGTGGCTGCCAAAACTCATATATGGCTAATGGGGAGAAGAAGCTGGAAGCATTTGCAGTGCCAGAAAAGGCCTTGGAACAGACTAGGCTTACTTTGGGCATTAATGTGACAAGCATTGTGCGCAGTGCCAGCACAAGTACCAGTGTAATTAATATGACAGCGTCACCAGTAACTACATTTTTAGCTGCCAGTACACACGATGATAAAAGTTTGGATGAAGCTATAGACATGAGATATGACTGTTAA
- the MSL2 gene encoding E3 ubiquitin-protein ligase MSL2 isoform X3 — protein sequence MMMKPSCSWCKDYEQFEENKQLSILVNCYKKLCEYITQTPLARDIIQAVDCSADLLALLKDGSPLHEDTEKTSDAAMPLCLTHSPLPSTSEHANDPQASFSSMPESTHNIDIRGSVINGLPNCNGLSVDKLGVNIPSPEHANTIDVCSTGEYIKTEDISSSLQPVCDTVSTSDLCTSGLDICSFNEDIKPGSLLLSVEEVLRSLETVSSTEVCSSDLQPSLEATVSNGPFLQLSPPPLSHNVFMSTGASPHGISCTAATPKVVKLNRKRSRSESDSEKVQPLPISSIICGPTLGASAPVTVKQENKMSLQPVATVPNGGSTPKISKTVLLPNKSMKKNLEHAPKKSHPKAKPGILKTKDKAKEKVASSNVMPGSPTKTAYKKPQEKKGCKCGRATQNPSVLTCRGQRCPCYSNRKACLDCICRGCQNSYMANGEKKLEAFAVPEKALEQTRLTLGINVTSIVRSASTSTSVINMTASPVTTFLAASTHDDKSLDEAIDMRYDC from the coding sequence atgatgatgaaacCATCATGTAGTTGGTGCAAAGACTATGAACAGTTTGAGGAAAATAAACAGCTGAGCATTCTAGTGAACTGCTACAAAAAGCTGTGTGAATACATAACACAGACTCCATTGGCACGAGATATAATACAAGCAGTTGACTGTTCTGCAGATCTTTTGGCTTTGCTCAAAGATGGATCACCACTCCATGAAGACACAGAAAAAACTTCTGATGCAGCCATGCCTTTGTGTTTGACACATTCTCCATTACCTTCAACCTCAGAACATGCTAATGATCCTCAAGCTAGTTTTTCTTCAATGCCTGAAAGCACACATAATATTGATATTAGAGGTTCTGTTATCAATGGGTTGCCCAATTGTAATGGGCTTTCAGTGGATAAACTTGGAGTAAATATTCCTTCCCCTGAACATGCAAATACAATTGATGTGTGTAGTACTGGAGAGTACATAAAAACTGAGGATATCTCTAGCAGTCTTCAGCCTGTGTGTGACACAGTTTCTACTAGTGACTTGTGTACATCAGGCCTTGACATCTGCAGTTTCAATGAAGATATAAAACCTGGCTCACTGTTGCTTAGTGTTGAGGAAGTTCTCCGAAGCTTAGAAACTGTTTCAAGCACTGAAGTTTGTAGTTCTGATTTGCAGCCCAGCTTGGAAGCCACCGTATCCAAtggtcctttcctgcagctttctCCCCCACCTCTTAGCCATAATGTTTTCATGTCCACAGGTGCTTCTCCTCATGGGATCTCATGTACAGCAGCAACACCTAAGGTAGTTAAGTTAAACCGAAAGCGATCTCGATCAGAAAGTGACAGCGAAAAGGTTCAGCCACTACCCATTTCCAGCATCATCTGTGGCCCAACGTTGGGAGCATCAGCTCCAGTAACAGTGAAACAGGAAAATAAGATGTCTTTGCAGCCTGTAGCAACTGTACCCAATGGAGGCAGTACTCCTAAAATAAGTAAAACTGTACTCCTGCCTAATAAAAGCATGAAAAAGAATCTAGAACATGCCCCCAAGAAATCTCACCCGAAAGCCAAACCAGGAATACTGAAAACAAAAGACAAAGCAAAGGAAAAGGTTGCTAGCAGCAATGTTATGCCAGGAAGTCCGACAAAAACTGCATACAAAAAGCCACAAGAAAAGAAAGGGTGTAAATGTGGTCGCGCCACCCAAAATCCAAGTGTTCTTACATGCCGTGGCCAACGCTGCCCTTGCTACTCTAACCGTAAAGCCTGCTTAGACTGTATATGCCGTGGCTGCCAAAACTCATATATGGCTAATGGGGAGAAGAAGCTGGAAGCATTTGCAGTGCCAGAAAAGGCCTTGGAACAGACTAGGCTTACTTTGGGCATTAATGTGACAAGCATTGTGCGCAGTGCCAGCACAAGTACCAGTGTAATTAATATGACAGCGTCACCAGTAACTACATTTTTAGCTGCCAGTACACACGATGATAAAAGTTTGGATGAAGCTATAGACATGAGATATGACTGTTAA